One segment of Ipomoea triloba cultivar NCNSP0323 chromosome 12, ASM357664v1 DNA contains the following:
- the LOC115998137 gene encoding ABC transporter G family member 11-like, with amino-acid sequence MENPTPTAVPRWTPTTSPQRNPNTDTTPPNAHVPRWTPTHSPARSTLKVSDETESPPSENDDDDEDTPFKNLRKNFPFSSPAPPHIGAVEAPSLRVDVGSEIRRTALEVEQQSVPKWEEKEEKNGGLFSGDGIYLTWKDLWVTVPDKKADRRPILQGLTGYVQSGEVLAIMGPSGCGKSTLLDALAGRLDSNTRQVGEILINGRRQALAFGTSAYVTQDDTLMTTLTVREAVYYSAQLQLPDSMSRAQKRERAEATIREMGLQDAMNTRIGGWSVKGLSGGQKRRVSICIEILTRPKLLFLDEPTSGLDSAASYHVMNNIVKLAQQDGRTVIASIHQPSSEVFQLFNNLCLLSSGRTVYFGSISAANQFFALNGFPCPPMRNPSDHYLRTINKDFDADIEQGLGGKVVTATEATNVLVSSYKSSETCQQVQQRVLQICQQKNNGGLVAKKGSQAGFMTQCMVLTRRSFVNMYRDLGYYWLRFAIYIALCLCVGTIFYDIGHDYGSIQARGSMLMFVAAFLTFMAIGGFPSFVEDMKIFTRERLNGHYGVGAFVVGNTLSSIPYLALISVVPGAMAYYLVHLQSEIDHFVYFSLMLFATMMLVESLMMIVASVVPDFLMGIITGAGIQGVMMLNGGFFRLPDDLPKPFWKYPMYYIAFHKYANQGFYKNEFLGLTFPNMQVGGPPILTGDEILRNTWQVEMGYSKWVDVAIVFGMVVLYRLMFLGIIKTVEKVKPMIRAFLASSNKNPTHSEDL; translated from the exons ATGGAGAACCCAACACCGACCGCCGTTCCTCGTTGGACGCCGACCACATCCCCGCAGAGAAACCCCAACACAGATACCACGCCGCCGAATGCTCATGTTCCGCGGTGGACACCGACCCATAGTCCGGCAAGGTCGACACTCAAAGTTTCCGATGAAACTGAGAGTCCGCCATCGGAAaatgacgatgatgatgaggacACGCCGTTCAAAAATTTGAGGAAGAATTTCCCGTTTAGCTCTCCGGCGCCGCCGCACATTGGGGCGGTGGAAGCGCCGTCGCTTAGGGTGGATGTTGGGTCGGAGATAAGGAGGACGGCGCTTGAGGTGGAACAGCAAAGCGTGCCGAAATGGGAggagaaggaggagaagaatGGTGGATTATTTTCCGGTGATGGAATTTACTTGACGTGGAAAGACTTGTGGGTTACCGTGCCGGACAAGAAAGCCGACCGCCGGCCTATCTTGCAAGGGCTCACCGGCTATGTCCAGTCCGGAGAAGTGTTGGCCATTATGGGACCTTCCGGTTGCGGAAAGTCAACTCTCCTCGATGCTTTAGCAG GGAGATTGGATTCCAACACCAGACAGGTCGGAGAAATCCTCATCAATGGCAGAAGGCAGGCGCTAGCTTTTGGAACCTCA GCTTACGTGACACAAGACGATACCCTAATGACAACCTTAACAGTAAGAGAAGCGGTTTACTACTCAGCACAGCTCCAGCTTCCAGATTCCATGTCAAGAGCCCAGAAAAGAGAGCGAGCGGAAGCGACGATCAGAGAGATGGGACTGCAAGACGCGATGAACACGAGAATCGGAGGGTGGAGCGTCAAAGGGCTGAGCGGCGGGCAGAAACGGAGAGTTAGCATTTGCATAGAGATTTTGACTCGCCCCAAGCTTCTGTTCCTGGACGAGCCCACCAGCGGGCTCGACAGTGCTGCCTCGTACCATGTCATGAATAACATCGTCAAGCTCGCCCAACAAGACGGCAGGACCGTCATTGCCTCCATTCATCAACCGAGTAGTGAAGTTTTCCAGCTTTTTAATAATCTCTGCCTGTTGTCTTCTGGGAGGACGGTCTATTTTGGCTCCATTTCCGCCGCAAATCAG TTTTTCGCTTTGAATGGCTTCCCTTGCCCGCCCATGAGGAATCCCTCTGATCATTACCTCAGGACAATCAACAAGGATTTTGATGCA GATATCGAGCAAGGACTTGGAGGAAAAGTAGTCACAGCTACAGAAGCCACCAACGTTCTGGTCAGTTCATACAAGTCATCAGAGACATGCCAACAAGTTCAACAGCGTGTTCTTCAAATCTGCCAAcag AAGAATAATGGTGGGTTGGTGGCAAAGAAGGGAAGCCAAGCAGGGTTTATGACTCAGTGCATGGTTTTGACGAGAAGGTCATTCGTGAACATGTATCGAGACCTGGGATATTACTGGCTTCGATTTGCCATATATATTGCACTATGCTTGTGTGTCGGGACTATCTTTTATGATATTGGACACGACTATGGCTCCATCCAA GCTAGAGGCTCCATGCTTATGTTCGTTGCTGCATTCTTGACCTTCATGGCTATTGGTGGATTCCCTTCATTTGTTGAGGACATGAAA ATTTTCACTCGAGAAAGACTGAATGGTCACTATGGAGTGGGGGCATTTGTAGTGGGAAATACCTTATCTTCAATCCCCTACTTAGCATTGATTTCTGTTGTCCCAGGAGCCATGGCATATTACCTCGTACACTTACAAAGTGAAATAGACCATTTCGTGTATTTTTCCCTCATGCTCTTTGCCACCATGATGCTGGTTGAGAGCCTAATGATGATTGTGGCAAGCGTGGTGCCGGATTTCCTCATGGGAATCATCACCGGCGCCGGAATTCAGGGTGTCATGATGCTCAATGGCGGTTTCTTCCGGCTACCGGACGACCTCCCGAAGCCGTTCTGGAAGTACCCGATGTACTACATTGCCTTTCACAAGTATGCAAACCAAGGATTTTACAAGAACGAGTTCTTAGGACTGACTTTCCCTAACATGCAAGTTGGAGGACCGCCTATTCTCACCGGTGACGAGATTTTGAGGAACACTTGGCAAGTGGAGATGGGGTATTCTAAGTGGGTTGACGTTGCTATTGTGTTTGGGATGGTTGTTCTTTACCGACTCATGTTCTTAGGAATCATTAAAACCGTCGAAAAAGTTAAGCCGATGATTAGAGCATTCCTAGCAAGTTCTAACAAAAATCCAACTCACTCGgaagatttataa